Proteins encoded within one genomic window of Prauserella marina:
- a CDS encoding putative hydro-lyase codes for MLEPREVREKFRAGLRVPTSGYCPGFAQANLLSVPKEYAYDFLLFAQRNPKSCPILDVTEPGETSAAIFTGDLRTDLPAYRVYRDGELVDERAEVTSLWRDDLVSFLIGCSFTFESALLEAGVPVRHIEAGTNVPMYRTNRECRQAGSMSGPLVVSMRPVPADLVAAAVRITSRYPAVHGAPVHIGAPGLLGIDDLAEPDFGDAVEVKQGEIPVFWACGVTPQAAVMRSKPSFAIAHAPGHMAITDARDSTYQIP; via the coding sequence ATGCTGGAACCACGCGAGGTGAGGGAGAAGTTCCGCGCCGGACTGAGGGTCCCGACCTCCGGATACTGCCCAGGGTTCGCACAGGCGAATCTGCTGAGCGTTCCGAAGGAATACGCCTACGACTTCCTGCTATTCGCGCAGCGCAACCCGAAGTCGTGCCCCATCCTCGACGTCACGGAGCCAGGCGAGACCAGCGCCGCGATCTTCACGGGCGACCTGCGCACCGACCTTCCGGCCTACCGGGTCTACCGGGACGGCGAGCTGGTCGACGAGCGGGCCGAGGTCACCTCGCTGTGGCGCGACGACCTCGTCAGCTTCCTCATCGGATGCAGCTTCACCTTCGAGTCCGCGTTGCTCGAAGCCGGTGTCCCGGTACGGCACATCGAGGCGGGCACCAACGTGCCGATGTACCGCACCAACAGGGAATGCAGGCAGGCGGGCAGCATGTCCGGCCCGCTGGTCGTCTCGATGCGGCCGGTGCCTGCCGACCTCGTGGCGGCCGCGGTGCGGATCACCTCCCGCTATCCCGCGGTGCACGGCGCCCCCGTCCACATCGGAGCGCCCGGCCTGCTCGGCATCGACGATCTCGCCGAGCCCGACTTCGGCGACGCGGTCGAGGTCAAGCAGGGCGAGATCCCCGTGTTCTGGGCCTGCGGCGTCACACCGCAGGCAGCCGTGATGCGGTCGAAGCCCTCGTTCGCCATCGCGCACGCCCCCGGCCACATGGCCATCACCGACGCGCGGGATTCGACCTACCAGATTCCGTGA
- a CDS encoding coenzyme F420-0:L-glutamate ligase has protein sequence MWRRRRRWRSPRSTFVEWTLTEHAEPADHAAAKLEILPVPGLPEFRPGDDLTGAIVKAAPWLRSGDVVVVTSKVVSKAEGRLLTVPSDPEARDAARRAAVEQEAVTVVARIARSMITQNRLGIVQAASGVDASNVAADQIALLPSDPDASALALRNGLRERLGVEVAVVITDTMGRAWRVGQTDAAIGASGLSVLHSYQGQVDRQGNELAVTEVAVADEIAAAADLVKGKLGATPVAIVRGLEIGDERSTARDLIRPVEEDLFRLGTNESIAQGRREAVLVRRSVREFAEEPVAEEALRAAVGAALTAPAPHHTRPIRFAWLRNRPQRIKLLEAMRDAWRADLVADGFTEEQIGKRLRRGEILFTAPEVVVPFLLADGAHTYPDERRNAHERTMFTVAGGAAVQALLVALAAEKLGSCWIGSTIFAADTVRQTLGLEPDWQPLGAVAIGHPKAELAPRPPRDPDEGLVEF, from the coding sequence ATGTGGAGGCGACGGCGAAGATGGCGCTCGCCGCGCTCGACCTTTGTGGAGTGGACGTTGACTGAACACGCCGAACCAGCCGATCACGCGGCGGCGAAGCTGGAGATCCTGCCGGTGCCGGGGCTACCGGAGTTCCGGCCTGGCGACGATCTGACCGGCGCCATCGTGAAGGCCGCGCCGTGGTTGCGCTCGGGTGACGTCGTGGTCGTCACCAGCAAGGTGGTCTCCAAGGCGGAGGGAAGGCTCCTCACGGTGCCCTCCGATCCGGAGGCCAGGGACGCGGCGCGAAGGGCGGCGGTGGAGCAGGAGGCCGTCACGGTCGTCGCCCGCATCGCGCGTTCGATGATCACCCAGAACCGGCTCGGCATCGTGCAGGCCGCCTCCGGCGTCGACGCCTCCAATGTGGCAGCCGACCAGATCGCGCTGTTGCCGAGCGATCCCGACGCTTCGGCGCTCGCGCTGCGCAACGGATTGCGGGAACGGCTCGGCGTCGAGGTCGCCGTTGTCATCACCGACACGATGGGCCGGGCGTGGCGGGTCGGCCAGACCGACGCGGCCATCGGGGCGTCGGGGCTTTCCGTGCTGCACTCCTATCAGGGCCAGGTCGACCGGCAGGGCAACGAGCTGGCGGTCACCGAGGTCGCGGTGGCAGACGAGATCGCGGCGGCTGCCGACCTCGTGAAGGGCAAACTCGGCGCGACCCCGGTCGCGATCGTGCGCGGCCTTGAGATCGGGGACGAGCGGTCCACCGCTCGCGACCTGATCCGGCCCGTCGAGGAGGACCTTTTCCGGCTCGGCACCAACGAGTCCATCGCGCAGGGCCGCAGAGAAGCGGTGCTGGTACGCCGTTCGGTCAGGGAGTTCGCCGAGGAACCGGTGGCGGAGGAAGCGCTGAGGGCCGCCGTCGGTGCCGCGCTCACCGCACCCGCGCCACATCACACCCGGCCCATCCGCTTCGCCTGGCTGCGCAACCGGCCGCAGCGAATCAAACTGCTCGAAGCCATGCGGGACGCGTGGCGGGCCGACCTCGTCGCGGACGGGTTCACCGAGGAGCAGATCGGCAAACGTTTGCGAAGGGGCGAGATCCTGTTCACCGCCCCCGAGGTCGTGGTGCCGTTCCTGCTGGCCGACGGTGCGCACACCTATCCGGACGAGCGCCGCAACGCCCATGAGCGCACGATGTTCACGGTCGCCGGAGGCGCCGCGGTACAGGCATTGCTCGTCGCGCTCGCCGCGGAGAAACTTGGCTCGTGCTGGATCGGATCGACGATCTTCGCGGCGGACACGGTGCGCCAGACTCTCGGTCTCGAACCGGACTGGCAGCCACTTGGCGCCGTCGCCATCGGCCATCCGAAGGCCGAATTGGCCCCGAGGCCGCCGCGCGACCCGGACGAAGGGCTGGTCGAATTCTGA
- a CDS encoding NUDIX hydrolase, whose protein sequence is MPHTDALHTSARETLTKWQPATRAQDALRHGFLGFLAAREDACARACEAGHLTASTVVLDASAENVLLTLHPRVGRWLQLGGHCEQEDLSLADAALREAREESGIDGLFLDPDPLHLDVHPVTCSLGVPTRHFDVRFLARAPEGAKAVASEESDDLRWWPVDAMPPETEDLTELVAAAVERA, encoded by the coding sequence ATGCCACACACCGACGCGCTGCACACGAGCGCGCGGGAAACGCTCACGAAGTGGCAGCCTGCCACGCGGGCGCAGGACGCGCTGCGACACGGCTTCCTCGGGTTTCTCGCCGCGAGGGAGGACGCCTGCGCGAGGGCGTGCGAGGCAGGGCACCTCACCGCGTCGACCGTCGTGCTCGACGCCTCGGCCGAGAACGTGCTGCTGACCCTGCATCCGAGGGTCGGCCGCTGGTTGCAGCTCGGCGGTCACTGTGAGCAGGAGGATCTCTCGCTCGCCGACGCCGCGCTGCGCGAGGCTCGCGAGGAATCCGGGATCGACGGCCTTTTCCTCGACCCCGACCCGCTGCACCTCGACGTGCACCCGGTCACCTGTTCGCTCGGCGTGCCGACCCGGCATTTCGACGTCAGGTTCCTCGCTCGCGCGCCGGAGGGCGCGAAAGCCGTCGCCAGCGAGGAGTCCGACGATCTGCGCTGGTGGCCGGTCGACGCCATGCCACCCGAGACGGAAGACCTGACCGAACTCGTCGCCGCCGCCGTCGAACGCGCATGA
- a CDS encoding GntR family transcriptional regulator yields the protein MIVTVDATSKVPPYEQVRAGFAERINDGGLAAGTKLPTVRALAADLGIAPNTIARAYRELEEAGLIETRGRAGSFVSSAGEENRAKAVEAAKRYAETVRGLGIPAAEAVAIVAAAVEASDNP from the coding sequence ATGATCGTCACCGTCGACGCCACCTCGAAGGTGCCGCCCTACGAACAGGTCAGGGCGGGTTTCGCCGAGCGGATCAACGACGGCGGGCTCGCGGCGGGGACCAAGCTGCCCACCGTGCGGGCGCTCGCGGCCGACCTCGGGATCGCCCCCAACACGATCGCCCGCGCCTACCGCGAACTGGAAGAGGCGGGGCTGATCGAGACGAGGGGAAGAGCGGGCAGCTTCGTGTCCTCGGCAGGCGAGGAGAACCGCGCGAAGGCGGTCGAGGCGGCGAAGCGGTACGCGGAAACCGTGCGAGGGCTGGGAATTCCGGCGGCAGAAGCGGTCGCGATCGTGGCGGCGGCCGTCGAGGCGAGCGACAACCCCTGA